The Roseovarius faecimaris genomic interval CCAAGGCCGCATTGTCCTTGTACATCCAGCTTGAGACGGGCAATTCGGCCACTTTCTGAAGGATCGCGGCAGGGTCCACCGGCTCAATCGCCATTTTCTTGTGCTTGTCGGAGTTCTGCGTCAGCGCCCCTTCGATGGTCATGTCACCGGCAGGGGTCAGGATCATCTCGATCTCGCCGGGGCCCCCGGGGGCGGTGGTGACGCGGAACGTGCCGTTCTGGTTCTGGAAGTTCCACTTGCGGCCGGTGTTGGGCGCATCGGCAATCGAGGTGTCCTCCAGCGTGAAAAACGTGATCCCGTTATTGCGCAGGGTCATCTGGCCAAGTGTGCCCGCGCTGGTCTCTTCGATCAGGATCGCGCCCTGGCCGGTGTTGTCCCACACATGCAGGCCGGTTGAGGGGGTGGTGGTGCCCATGCCGACCGTGCCGGTCGCGTCGATGTGAAACGCCCCGGGATCGGCGCCGTTCTCGATGGTAAAGGGCACGACGCTGAAGGGGTTGCCCACATCGACGATCTGAAAGCCGCTATTGCCGACGCTCATGTCCCAGGTGTGGTGACCCAGTCCGCCGGATGTGTCCTGTTCCAACCGCAGCGCGGGATGGGCCGAGCGGACCACATGCAGTTCGGCTTGCGCCATGCTGGTGCCAAAGCCGATATCGCCATTATTTTCCATGACGAATGAACTGGTAGGGGGTTGGCCCTGGATAATAAAGGGTGTTGTTGTGCCACCGGTTCTTGTCGAATCGAGTGAGAAATTCCTTGCCCCGCCATTCGTCGCGGATCCACTAAGCTCCCAGTCGATGAATGTGCTGTTGGAACTGTTGAAATGGATCTTGGGGACACCCGCCCGCAACACGATACCATTGAGGTTCAGGTCGGCATCGCCCGTGGCACAGTCAAGGCCGACGCACATGTTGCCGGTCACCACCAAGTTATCGTTGATCAACTGTTCCGCCATAGCGGTGCTGCACAAAGCCACCGCGATTGCGCTGGCGGATAGGAAAAGGGGTTTCATGGCAAGTCTCCTGTGAGTCATTGAGTCATGTGGGGCAGCTTAGGATATGGGTTGGGTGGCGGTGGCTCATTGCGCCTCGATCAGCTGCGTAAGCATCGCTCTGATCTCTGCAACCTCGGTTCCGAGTTGAGCCTTCTCGGCTTCAAGCGCGTCGATCACCTCCTGTTGTTGCGCGATATAGATATGCGCATGCTCCAGCTCGTTGAGCATGCGCCCGAGCTTGTCGGAGATGTTGATCGGCGCGTTTTCCACCGTCGGGCCGACATTGGGCAAATGGCCCAAAGACCACATGGCTTCGGCATGTTCTGCGATGGAAGGCAGGTCATACTCGTCACTGAACACCGCATCGCACCCGCCGCCGCAGGTGCCGCCGCCTGTCGTGAGGCTGCCCTTGATCGTCATGTCGCCCGCGGGGGTCATGATCATCTCGATCTCGCCGGGTCCGCCCGGGGCGGTGGTGATCCGGAAGGTCCCCGCCTGGTTCTGGAAGTTCCAGGCGCGCCCGGTGTTGTTGCCTGCAGCAATTGAGGTGTCCTCCAGCGTGAAGAAGGTGATCCCGTTATTGCGCAGGGTCATCTGGCCGAGGGTCCCGGCAGAGGTTTCCTCGATCAGGATCGCGCCGGTGCCATCGGATTTTTGGACGTGCAGGCCGGTCGAGGGAGTGCCGGTTCCCATGCCGATCGTGCCGCTCGCATCGATATGGAGCGCCCTTGTCGGCGCGCCGTTCTCGATCGTGAACGGGACGGTGCTGAAG includes:
- a CDS encoding tail fiber domain-containing protein, with protein sequence MKPLFLSASAIAVALCSTAMAEQLINDNLVVTGNMCVGLDCATGDADLNLNGIVLRAGVPKIHFNSSNSTFIDWELSGSATNGGARNFSLDSTRTGGTTTPFIIQGQPPTSSFVMENNGDIGFGTSMAQAELHVVRSAHPALRLEQDTSGGLGHHTWDMSVGNSGFQIVDVGNPFSVVPFTIENGADPGAFHIDATGTVGMGTTTPSTGLHVWDNTGQGAILIEETSAGTLGQMTLRNNGITFFTLEDTSIADAPNTGRKWNFQNQNGTFRVTTAPGGPGEIEMILTPAGDMTIEGALTQNSDKHKKMAIEPVDPAAILQKVAELPVSSWMYKDNAALGIRHIGPMAQDFHAAFDVGASETGISSLDTSGVALAAIQALASENAALRTQAEEAGIETRALKAELDALKRRFAALEDQFAD